CTATCACGACCAGGTACGATCACTTATCCACCCAGTATTCGTCAAATCTACACGTAAGCATTACACATCTTAAATTCCAGTTCACATGttcattttcctcaaaaataaattcgtaGAGTGAACTAGATTAAGAACGCATTCACTACTACACTTCAATTCACTTCGTgaccagtatttttttttttaaggaaccCTAGTCGAAGCCTATTATGAATAGATGCAACAGAATATGTCGAAGACATAGCTATAGTGTGAACGAAAACAACACCGATTACTACTGTACAGTTGTTCTGTTGTTAAATATAAGGACTAGAAACAGAGATGAAGAACAAATCCATGTTGACAATTAAAGACAAGAAATATCCGTGACAGTTGCGGAAAATTCCCGACTAACAGCATCCAACTGATATGCTCACCATCAACAATAGTTACGTTTGTCTTTGGACTTCGGTTGTGACATACAGGTATCGGTAGGTAGTAGGATCAAAAACATATGAGATGGGACAAATCGGGACCATCGTGAGCTGCAGCGGTGAGTGTTCATCGCACCACTTAGAGCGGAGCCGCTTACGTAAATGCACCAaaattcatgtcgttttgactcgagtGTTCCAAGAAGTAACAAGATATAAAATCCGATATGGTTGAGATCTTTCAAACATATAAAAATTACTTAATATTTTACAATTTCTATGACTGTTCAAAACAACTTACTTTTGCTACTGGgaattcaaaattgaaatataataCTGTAAAAGCCTGTTGTGCTCTCCGTTAAACTAGTGTTACCTCGTCTAGAACTAGAAACGTCTAGAACTTTTCAGCGAACTCCCCATAAGAAGGTTCATGTCAAAACCCTCCCTGAAATGGTGCAGACAAAAGTCGTATGGTAATTGCGGAACTACGATGATCCCCTACAGAAACGGGACATTTTCCCAACACCTTTACGAATTAAAATTCGTTTTAATCACAATTTTCACTCCCGTACATtggaattttgttgaaaaagaagacCAAGATAATAAGATAAGACAACGAGAACATAGCAACTCAGAAACGAAAATTTCTGTTTGTGCTGCTCTTACCGTCAGCACCTTCATAGACCCAAAAAGTTGTTATACCGAAAATTTTCAGATATCGTTGGTTTCGCAAATCTTGAACAGGTGGTTGGTAAAATACTGGAGCGAGAAGTACTCTGCAACGTTGACATAGCTGGTTTCACGTTAAAACTATTGATCACTGACCGCTACATATCTCTCATCCATCTGATTTCGCTGCGTTCAGCTCGATTCtgacaaaatatttcttcaactATCCTTTCACTTTACTCTTGTTTTTTATTGTGAAAGCGACGTACAATTCAGTTATTTCCTTGTGCATTCACACCCTACTATGTGTTTTCTCCTAACAACAAATTTCATTGCGAAGTATAAACAGGGACTGTGTTGCGTTCGCATAGCCATGATTTACGAAATCAACGGTATTCCTCGTTTCGTGCTTTCAGCTACAGAACTTCATTACATATGGAGGTTTTCGAACAAAACTTTTCCCGACTACCATGTTGATGGTGAAGGACGGCAATCTCAAAAGCATGCGATAGAAACTAAGAAGAGACAAATCCGGGTAATATAGTAAGGTAATGAACGAATTTCTAGCGGAACTTTTTCACTGGATCATTCAGAACAAAGCGTAGTTAACAAAGCAAACTTAGCGTGTCATTGCATCTTCCAGTTTTCtgatcttttctttgtttttcttcgcttcctCATAGAGCGCTAACATGTTTCTGAACACAAGATCATAACGTTTCTGCACATCGATCGTTATCTTTTGCACAGTATCCATTCTAGCCCTAAGTTCTTCCAACTCTTTCTCTTGAGATAGcattttcttctccaattttGCTATCTGTTTCTGATAAATCAGTTTCTCTCTTCTGAGCGCAAGGATCTCTTCTCTCATCTCATCCAGGTTGGCCTGCACGTCTTCGTAATCGATTGGTACACCTTTACTCTTGCTACCTATGCAGTCCGTGCATGGATCCTAAAATACAGACGAcataaaacaaatttgaaaaggattaCTATATAGGATTCAAACCTCATTTCAACAACTTGCTACCCTCTTTATTCAGGTTAAAACGACAGAAGGTCggtccagttgcgtaagcagctgcgctcaaagcaaTGCGGTGGAGATatcggttggaatcgagatgggaccattaCGGACCCCAGCGATGAGAGGTGCTACCACTGGTCCCTTGGACccaatcctaaccgctacgcttcaccgcccTGCtgcgagcgcaaccgcttacgcaactgcaccgtgctacatgttgttttgacccaacaATACGTTCCATAAGAACTCCTAGCAAAAGCGACTTTACAGAAAGCTGCATGGATACTTCGTGTGAACTGTTTTAAAATCTGACCACAAGGATCACAGCTATGCCTGACAGCAAATTCTTACCTTCTTTTGCAATTACCCATTCCAAATCCTTGAATTCTACTATTAGTTTCAGGTGCAATGCTCTCTACTCGGAAGCTTTTCGTCGCCAATCCCCGTACCAACCGCAAATCGGTTTCGATGAATGTGTGTACACGCATGGAGCGCACTTTTTTGATTTGTCGAAAGAAATTTGGGGATTGCACCGAAGTCCACGCCAAAAATCTTGGTGAATGAATCCACAGGTCTTATTGTCCATATGCGATACGATGGCTCGTAGGAATCGTTCTATCAATGGTACAGGCACAAAATccatttacttccagaaatgagcCTTCCCCTTTTGTTACCCAGACACAGTTCTAGTTTGACAATAACAACTGAATTAAGTCTGAATGTGGTAAACTaccttcgttctttttttcaaattccgcTTGTATATTAATGACGACAAAAATACTCATTCTATCTACAATCTATAAATTCCTTACCTTGTTACTGGTCGTAAGAGATGATGCCCACTCTAAAATAACAGCATGAACAAATTAATAACGTTTGAAGTGTGATTACAAGATTCATTTGTATTTATGGAATTGGAATATTTATGGAATTTGTGTTTACTCACCCAGCAGGTTAAAATGACGACCTAAACGAGAAAACTGAAATT
This window of the Necator americanus strain Aroian chromosome III, whole genome shotgun sequence genome carries:
- a CDS encoding hypothetical protein (NECATOR_CHRIII.G9161.T2), which produces MSHLRGFRVYGGGRMQRKDPPPAPPSHWWFLAGTVTVNSLMFWAFYMWQRYREEGRHFNLLEWASSLTTSNKDPCTDCIGSKSKGVPIDYEDVQANLDEMREEILALRREKLIYQKQIAKLEKKMLSQEKELEELRARMDTVQKITIDVQKRYDLVFRNIVLLAPVFYQPPVQDLRNQRYLKIFGITTFWVYEGADEKTRLLCSDDSEED
- a CDS encoding hypothetical protein (NECATOR_CHRIII.G9161.T1), with protein sequence MSHLRGFRVYGGGRMQRKDPPPAPPSHWWFLAGTVTVNSLMFWAFYMWQRYREEGRHFNLLEWASSLTTSNKDPCTDCIGSKSKGVPIDYEDVQANLDEMREEILALRREKLIYQKQIAKLEKKMLSQEKELEELRARMDTVQKITIDVQKRYDLVFRNMLALYEEAKKNKEKIRKLEDAMTR